One region of Gossypium raimondii isolate GPD5lz chromosome 6, ASM2569854v1, whole genome shotgun sequence genomic DNA includes:
- the LOC105773381 gene encoding CBS domain-containing protein CBSX5, protein MAASLLAREVSDLCLGKPALRSLSVSATVGDALTTLKRSRDNYISFWNCNHGHFSEADKVDAVAALDDCRCVGKVCVADIIGFLCKEENLSNPGIALQAPVSVLIPKTGDFVRHLESNASLVEAMDLILEGVQNIVIPMEIGGKNSRKKLLQNNLSKSTFHNGRQYCWLTQEDMVRYLVNSISLFSSSAVNPINSLDIINVQDIPAVHYDDPASSALPLLAKCLEMQTSVAIIDGDGKLIGEISPYKLNSCDEDVAAAIATLSAGELMAYIDFGGPPEDLIQLVKERLQERKLVKALELMEDDSGNSSVSSSCSSSSDDEFGVGRSVVKSVGNSAMSVKRSEAIVCHPWSSLVAVMIQALAHRINYVWVVEEDRTLFGIVTFAGMMKIFRETIEDHDLGKALKKSPT, encoded by the exons ATGGCCGCCAGCCTTTTGGCGCGTGAGGTATCTGACCTATGTCTCGGAAAGCCTGCGCTGCGGTCCCTCTCTGTCTCTGCCACCGTCGGCGATGCCTTGACGACTTTGAAGAGATCCAGAGACAACTATATTAGTTTTTGGAACTGCAACCATGGTCATTTCTCGGAAGCCGACAAGGTTGACGCCGTCGCCGCTCTTGATGACTGCCGTTGTGTAGGCAAAGTTTGTGTGGCGGATATCATCGGTTTTTTATGTAAGGAAGAAAACCTGTCGAATCCTGGAATTGCTCTTCAAGCTCCAGTTTCCGTTTTAATTCCTAAAACAGGAGACTTTGTTCGACATTTAGAATCTAATGCAAG tTTGGTGGAAGCCATGGATTTGATTTTGGAAGGAGTGCAAAATATTGTTATACCAATGGAGATCGGTGgcaaaaattcaagaaaaaagcTTCTCCAAAATAATCTTTCGAAATCAACCTTTCATAACGGCCGTCAATATTGTTGGCTAACTCAAGAAGATATGGTTCGTTACCTTGTGAATTCAATTAGCCTTTTTAGCTCATCTGCTGTTAATCCAATCAACTCCCTTGACATCATCAATGTTCAAGACATCCCAGCCGTTCATTATGATGACCCCGCATCATCGGCCTTGCCACTCCTTGCTAAGTGCCTTGAGATGCAAACTTCCGTCGCTATCATTGACGGTGATGGCAAGTTGATCGGAGAAATTTCGCCGTATAAATTGAATTCTTGTGATGAGGATGTTGCAGCAGCCATTGCTACACTTTCAGCTGGTGAGTTGATGGCTTATATAGACTTCGGCGGACCCCCAGAGGATTTGATTCAGTTGGTGAAAGAAAGATTGCAAGAGAGGAAACTAGTGAAGGCCTTGGAATTGATGGAAGATGATTCAGGGAATTCATCGGTTTCATCATCTTGCTCATCTTCATCAGATGATGAGTTTGGGGTCGGGAGGAGCGTTGTGAAGTCAGTAGGGAATTCAGCAATGTCGGTGAAGAGATCAGAGGCCATTGTATGTCATCCATGGAGCTCGTTGGTGGCAGTGATGATTCAAGCACTCGCACACCGCATAAATTATGTGTGGGTTGTCGAAGAAGATCGAACTTTATTCGGGATTGTTACCTTTGCTGGAATGAtgaaaattttccgtgaaacGATTGAGGACCATGACTTAGGGAAAGCTTTGAAGAAATCCCCAAcataa
- the LOC105773380 gene encoding uncharacterized protein LOC105773380 has translation METLIFKTPFKFKISNTRISPSIFPSRERIGFRHFSRTKCFQIPGSLNVSSAKAFLSAEPSSYGGWDDFEPGTWSSNSGESIRLRDFLVSIRIDDKKHVFMFLSGLVCALVISRVRVSAIILILASILVFGVGFSLGFVKGGSFNDLSSNKRRSKEESSRVYSEKLRSLVDFFYGFDIKINNLKNNIQRAIDSNRINVADLENYANLVESMRLSASNAKNIVEASMDNVGNSYRENKKPSSRKKEAGEARFELLHFLGALFGEKQVASKPNKVTDTSQSESVDTDLNNKTFGDVSLPAVEDMVFNSPNNIKWVSNQGFARDSLNKSDLNRERDRKIDVDLENEKIMSDLLGGSATRFVNSEEYNYESKRLQYMNTHDISFSSSHADKRKRWKSDDNLLHSMDFSVRLEHMETEASFIHEQLHHESSRSYRFSNSEEKIENEAYGKRQHYEHDSDLADRLTTAENEVISPSSSKVVDDMVFNKYLTEASGLLKEAKECMKGRHDEERVEVILNRSASLLSQAISMKPMSLLAVGQLGNTYLLHGELKLHVSRELRTLFTKNDPITRERPQGRVVNRLDQFSCRDKIISLLVSACEECEDLLVRAGQKYQLALSIDGDDVRSLYNWGLALSFRAQLIADIGPEAAYDADKLFLAAIDKFDVMMTRGNVHAPDAFFRLGAILQQRSRLRPGNDKEKMKLLLQAKSLYEDALHIDSKNLQVRDALSSCISELRYRYF, from the exons ATGgaaaccttaatttttaaaaccccattcaaattcaaaatctcAAACACTCGAATTTCACCTTCCATTTTCCCTTCACGAGAAAGGATAGGGTTTCGTCACTTCTCCCGTACAAAATGCTTCCAAATCCCTGGAAGCCTCAATGTCTCTTCCGCCAAGGCTTTTTTATCAGCTGAACCCTCGAGTTATGGCGGGTGGGACGATTTTGAACCCGGTACTTGGTCTTCTAACTCTGGTGAGTCGATTCGGTTGCGTGATTTCCTTGTTTCTATCAGAATCGATGATAAGAagcatgtatttatgtttttgtcgGGGCTTGTTTGTGCCTTGGTGATTTCTAGGGTTAGAGTTTCtgcaattatattaattttggcTTCTATTTTGGTTTTCGGTGTTGGGTTTTCATTGGGGTTTGTTAAAGGAGGGAGTTTCAATGATCTAAGTTCAAATAAAAGGAGGTCAAAGGAGGAATCTTCGAGAGTTTATAGCGAGAAATTGAGGAGTTTAGTGGATTTTTTTTATGggtttgatattaaaattaataatttgaagaaTAATATACAAAGAGCTATTGATTCTAACAGGATTAATGTAGCTGATTTGGAGAATTATGCTAATTTAGTGGAATCAATGAGGTTATCAGCTTCAAATGCTAAAAATATTGTTGAAGCTTCTATGGACAACGTTGGGAACTCTTATAGAGAGAATAAAAAACCATCAAGTAGAAAAAAGGAGGCTGGAGAAGCTAGGTTTGAGTTGTTACACTTTCTTGGGGCTTTGTTTGGTGAAAAACAGGTGGCTTCGAAGCCTAATAAAGTAACAGATACTAGTCAGTCAGAGAGTGTGGATACtgatttaaacaataaaacttTTGGAGATGTTTCATTGCCCGCTGTTGAAGATATGGTTTTTAATTCACCTAATAACATCAAATGGGTTTCAAATCAAGGCTTTGCTCGAGATTCTTTAAATAAATCTGATTTGAATCGAGAAAGAGATAGGAAAATAGATGTTGATTTGGAGAATGAGAAAATAATGTCTGATCTTCTAGGTGGAAGTGCTACAAGATTTGTCAATAGTGAAGAATATAATTACGAGAGCAAAAGATTGCAGTATATGAATACTCATGACATTTCTTTCAGCTCAAGTCATGCGGATAAGAGGAAAAGATGGAAATCGGATGATAATCTACTTCATTCCATGGATTTCAGTGTCAGATTGGAACATATGGAAACTGAAGCTTCGTTTATACATGAGCAGCTGCATCATGAATCTAGTAGATCTTACAGGTTTTCTAACAGCGAAGAGAAGATTGAAAATGAGGCATATGGAAAGAGGCAGCACTATGAACATGATTCTGACCTAGCTGATCGCCTAACTACAGCTGAGAATGAGGTCAtttcaccatcatcatcaaagGTTGTTGATGATATGGTCTTCAACAAGTATCTTACAGAAGCTAGTGGTCTTCTTAAAGAAGCCAAAGAGTGTATGAAGGGAAGACATGATGAAGAGCGTGTAGAAGTCATCTTGAATAGGTCTGCCTCATTACTCTCACAAGCCATCTCAATGAAGCCCATGAGCCTATTGGCTGTAGGCCAGTTAGGCAATACATATCTTCTTCACGGAGAATTGAAACTACATGTCAGTCGTGAGTTGAGGACtctttttactaaaaatgatCCCATAACTCGTGAGAGGCCGCAAGGAAGAGTAGTTAACAGACTAGATCAATTTTCATGCAGAGATAAAATTATTTCCCTCTTAGTTAGTGCTTGTGAGGAGTGTGAAGATCTCCTTGTGAGAGCTGGGCAAAAATATCAGCTGGCATTATCAATTGATGGAGATGATGTGAGATCCCTATATAATTGGGGTCTTGCTCTGTCTTTTCGTGCGCAGTTGATTGCAGATATAGGACCA GAGGCTGCGTATGATGCTGATAAACTATTCTTGGCTGCAATCGATAAATTTGATGTCATGATGACTAGGGGCAATGTTCATGCACCTGATG CCTTCTTTAGATTGGGAGCCATCTTGCAGCAAAGATCTCGCTTAAGGCCTGGTAACGATAAAGAGAAGATGAAGTTGCTACTTCAGGCAAAGAGCTTATATGAAGATGCACTTCATATCGACTCGAAAAATCTGCAAGTAAGAGATGCCTTGTCATCATGTATATCCGAGCTGAGGTATAGGTATTTTTAG
- the LOC128041737 gene encoding uncharacterized protein LOC128041737, with translation MRLNKGSEEERIMKKNVGKALKSTTNEDSESSEEVDEDKEMEMFARRSKRFKSSNKGREFQKKEGLKLESIKEKDPIICYECKKPGHIKYDCPQLKKKGSSKQKTYVAA, from the coding sequence ATGAGGCTTAACAAAGGGAGTGAGGAAGAAAGAATTATGAAGAAGAATGTTGGTAAAGCTCTTAAATCCACCACTAATGAAGATAGTGAATCAAGTGAAGAGGTGGATGAagacaaagagatggagatgtTTGCTAGAAGATCCAAAAGATTCAAGAGCTCTAACAAAGGAAGAGAATTTCAAAAGAAGGAAGGACTCAAGCTTGAATCTATCAAGGAGAAAGATCCCATTATTTGCTATGAGTGCAAGAAACCGGGGCACATCAAGTATGATTGTCCTCAACTTAAAAAGAAGGGGTCTAGCAAACAAAAGACCTATGTTGCTGCTTAG
- the LOC105771585 gene encoding sphingolipid delta(4)-desaturase DES1-like, with the protein MRKGGEMREEDNEGVVMANDFFWSYTDEPHASRRRQILSQYPQIKELFGPDPFAFFKIAVVVSLQLCTAIILHDAGWLKMLAIAYFFGSFLNHNLFLAIHELSHNLAFSTPVYNRWLGIFANLPIGVPMSITFQKYHLEHHRFQGVDGIDMDVPSCTEAQFVTSTLSKAIWVIFQLFFYALRPLFLKPKPPGYWEFINLAIQVALDGILLYFWGWKSFAYLILSTFVGGGMHPMAGHFISEHYVFNPEQETYSYYGPLNLMTWCVGYHNEHHDFPRIPGNKLHKVKEIAPEYYEGLDSYKSWSQVIYMYIMDRSIGPFSRMKRKLSKKSA; encoded by the exons ATGCGGAAAGGAGGGGAAATGAGAGAGGAAGATAACGAAGGAGTAGTCATGGCGAATGACTTTTTCTGGTCATATACAGATGAGCCTCATGCTTCGAGGAGACGTCAGATCCTCTCTCAATACCCTCAAATTAAAGAGCTCTTTGGCCCTGATCCTTTTGCTTTCTTTAAG ATTGCTGTGGTGGTTTCACTTCAGCTATGTACCGCAATTATTCTCCATGATGCTGGCTGGCTAAAAATGTTGGCAATTGCCTATTTCTTCGGTTCTTTCCTCAACCACAACCTCTTCTTGGCCATCCATGAGCTCAGCCACAATCTTGCCTTCTCCACCCCCGTATATAACCGTTGGCTCGGGATATTTGCTAACCTCCCCATTGGTGTGCCGATGTCTATTACTTTCCAAAAGTATCACCTTGAGCATCATCGTTTTCAAGGGGTAGATGGCATCGACATGGATGTCCCAAGCTGCACCGAAGCCCAATTCGTGACTAGTACTCTCTCGAAAGCCATATGGGTCATCTTCCAACTCTTCTTCTACGCGCTCCGCCCTCTCTTTCTCAAACCAAAACCCCCTGGTTATTGGGAGTTCATCAACTTAGCTATTCAGGTTGCTCTGGATGGGATCTTACTTTACTTTTGGGGTTGGAAATCTTTTGCTTATTTGATCCTTTCAACGTTCGTTGGTGGTGGAATGCATCCGATGGCCGGTCATTTCATCTCCGAGCATTATGTATTCAATCCTGAGCAAGAGACGTATTCTTACTATGGTCCGCTCAATCTTATgacatggtgtgttgggtatCACAATGAACACCATGATTTCCCAAGGATCCCTGGGAACAAACTGCACAAGGTGAAGGAGATTGCTCCCGAATATTACGAAGGCTTGGATTCGTATAAATCATGGAGCCAGGttatttacatgtatataatGGATCGGAGCATCGGCCCTTTTAGCCGAATGAAGAGGAAGCTCTCGAAAAAATCCGCATAG